CTGCCCGGGCGGTGCGCCACCGCGGACGCCACGCACCTGGTCGACACCGTCCGGGCCACCCCCGGCGGCGCCCAGTCCTGGGTGGACACATCGGCCGAGCCCGGCCGGCGCTACACCTACCAGGTGACCGCGCTGGACCGTACCGCCAACGAGAGCCCGGCCAGCCCACCGGCGTTCGTCAGGCGCTGACCCGCGCATCCGAGTGCCCCGGGCGTTCCGCACGCCCGGGGCATTCGCCTGTTTCGACGGATGTCACCAATAGTTGGCGAGGTGCATTCCCGCTGGTCGACCCCTTGATCGAAACTTATCGACATCCGGTAACCCGCCGGTAACTTCCGTCCCACCGCTCACCCCCGCGGAGGTCACCCGTGCCCCGACGTCTCGCCACCCTGTTCGCCTCGGGCGCGCTCGCGCTGCTCGCCACCCTCACCGTCGCCTCCCCCGCCGCCGCCGTCACCCCCGCAGAGAAGCTGTCCGTGCTGTCGAGCTGGACCCAGACCAGCGCGTCCAGCTACAACTCGTGGAACAGCGCCCGCGTCAACCGGGCACCCTGGGCCGAGTACGCCTTCAACTGGTCCACCGACTACTGCTCGTCCAGCCCGGACAATCCGCTCGGGTTCACCTTCAACCTGGGCTGCTACCGGCACGACTTCGGCTACCGCAACTACAAGGCGGTCGGCCAGTTCTCCGACAACAAGGCCCGCCTGGACAACGCCTTCTACGCCGACCTGAAGCGGGTCTGCGTCACGTACAACGCGGTCGTCCGCCCGGCCTGCTACAGCCTGGCCTGGACGTACTACCAGGCGGTCCACATCTTCGGTTCGGTGGCGGCGGTCCAACAGGCCGACATCGACCGAGCCGCCCGCATGAAGGCCGAAGCCGAACGCCACGCCGCCCTCAACTAACCCCCCACCCCACCCCACCCCACCCCACCCGCGGTGATCAAGAGGTTTGCGTCAGCGGAAGCGCGGATTCTGACGCAAACCTCTTGATCACCAAGGGGGGCGAGGGGGGCCGGGAGGCCCGGGGGGGGGTTAGGCGCGTTCGGTTCGGGTTGCGGGGTGGGCCGGGGGTCCTGTGTGGGGGGACAGGTCGGTGCTGAAGCGAGTCGAATCCGCCGCCAGGTCCGGGTGTTCCACGTCGAGCGCCACCGCGACGGCCTCGTCCAGGCCCATCTCGGCGCCCTCCCCGTACGCGTCGTCGAACGCCGCGTCACCCGCCGTCGACCGCAGCTCCGCCTGCTGTTCGGCCCAGTAACCGCCGTAGATGCCCGGCGTCGCACGCATGCTCGCCCGGGTGGCCTGCGCCGCCCCGAACAGCCGCGCGGCGGTCAACCGGTCCCCACCGAGAGCGCAGCGCACAGCTATCGCGTTGAGCGTGTCGCAGGCCCGGCCGTGGTAGCCGTGACCCATCCGCGAGCGCAGCGCCACCAGCAGGTGCTCGTGCGCGGCGATCACATCGCCCCGCGCCAGTGCGACCATTCCGAGCAGCATGTCCACCGAACGCCGGCCCCGCTCGATCGGCCGGGCGGCCTCCACCGGACGCGCCGCGCCCAGCAGCTCCGCCGCCTCGTCCAGCGCGCCGCGCCGCCACAGCAGCTCGGCCAGGCTGAACACCGCGAACAGCGCCTCGCCGACCACGTCCTGCCCGTGCGCCCAGTCGATGACCTCCCGGCAGACCCGCTCGGCCTCGAAGAACTGACCCATGTCCACCAACGGCGCGGCCCGGCCGGCGAGCACCCGGGCCAGCAGCCCGGCGTCACCAGCCTGTCGGGCGGCCGCCTCCGCCCGCTGCGAGTAGCGCAGCTCCTCCGCGAACTCGCCGTCGGCCCCGGCGTGCAGCGAATGCATGTGGTACGCCGCCGCCAGCTCCGCGTCCGGGATCCGCTCGCCGGTCTCGGCGATCCGCCCGTACAGCCGGAACAGCCAGAGCCGACCCTCCCGGGCCAGGCCGCGCTCACGCCACCACTGGTCCAGCCCACCGGCCAGGCGGAGACCGGCACGGGCGCTGCCGCCGGTGGCGCACCACCGCAGCGCGGCCCGCAGCTCGTCGGCCAGCGGGTCGAGGGTGTAGAGCGACAACGTCACGGGCCGGCCGTCCGGGCCCAGGTGAGCCCGCTCCAACGCGTGTGCCGACCAGGCCACGTGCCGGTCCCGGGCCGCCTGCTCCTCACCCGCCTCGGCCAGCCGCCGCGCCGCGTACGCCCGGATCGGGTCGAGCATCCGGTACGAACTGCCGGCGGCCCGCGGCTCGGCAAGCACCATCGACTTGTCCACAAGCACCGACAGTGGATCCAGCGGATCGTCGCCCAGCAGCCACTCCACCGTCGGCAGGTCCACCGGCCC
The DNA window shown above is from Micromonospora lupini and carries:
- a CDS encoding phospholipase, yielding MPRRLATLFASGALALLATLTVASPAAAVTPAEKLSVLSSWTQTSASSYNSWNSARVNRAPWAEYAFNWSTDYCSSSPDNPLGFTFNLGCYRHDFGYRNYKAVGQFSDNKARLDNAFYADLKRVCVTYNAVVRPACYSLAWTYYQAVHIFGSVAAVQQADIDRAARMKAEAERHAALN